The following proteins come from a genomic window of Halanaerobiales bacterium:
- the malG gene encoding maltose ABC transporter permease MalG encodes MNNNYESKTVRLIRHLIILLVIAFVFFPIVWTLSASLNPANTIVGQKIIPDNASLVHYKEIFTSDTHPFMLWMWNSIKISLITAFFSVSMTALAAYPFSRFHFTGRRNGLFMILLIQIFPQMLAMVAIYLLFLNIQNYIPSIGLNTHTALVLTYLGGSIGVNTWLMKGYLDTIPRSLEEAAYIDGASRFQAFVQIILPLARPILSVLFVLQFIRTYSEYILASILLNGTEKFTLAVGLQMFISDMYGKRMGVFSAAALIGAIPIVILFMLFQDYIVHGLTGGGVKE; translated from the coding sequence ATGAATAATAATTATGAATCAAAAACTGTAAGATTAATAAGGCATTTAATTATTTTACTGGTAATCGCATTTGTGTTTTTTCCTATTGTCTGGACTTTATCAGCTTCTTTAAATCCAGCAAATACAATAGTTGGACAAAAAATAATACCTGATAATGCTTCTCTGGTTCATTATAAAGAAATATTTACAAGTGATACTCATCCTTTTATGCTCTGGATGTGGAATAGTATTAAGATCTCTTTAATAACAGCTTTCTTTTCTGTATCAATGACTGCCTTAGCTGCATATCCATTTTCTAGATTCCATTTTACTGGAAGAAGAAATGGTTTATTTATGATTTTATTAATTCAGATATTTCCTCAAATGCTGGCTATGGTAGCTATCTATTTACTATTTTTAAATATCCAGAATTATATACCTTCAATAGGCCTTAATACACATACAGCATTAGTTTTAACCTACTTAGGTGGTTCGATTGGGGTTAATACCTGGCTTATGAAAGGTTATTTAGATACGATTCCTCGTTCTTTAGAAGAAGCGGCTTATATAGATGGAGCCAGTCGTTTTCAGGCATTTGTCCAGATTATTTTACCATTAGCCAGACCTATTTTATCAGTACTTTTTGTTTTACAGTTTATTAGGACTTATTCAGAGTATATTCTGGCCAGTATACTATTAAATGGTACAGAAAAATTTACACTTGCAGTAGGTTTACAGATGTTTATTTCTGATATGTATGGTAAAAGAATGGGAGTATTTTCTGCTGCAGCCTTAATTGGTGCTATTCCAATCGTTATTTTATTTATGCTCTTTCAGGATTATATTGTTCATGGTTTAACCGGTGGAGGAGTAAAAGAATAA
- a CDS encoding trypsin-like peptidase domain-containing protein, with amino-acid sequence MKKLRNKITKNQFSYLLILLLVVSALTVFSLNTYAQDDTQQVPTDRNIFADIAAETNDGVVKVTTEVKIDTSQNPYYSDPFYRYFFGDQLPESDEPRTREGYGSGFIVSKEGYIVTNQHVVNNADNVKVTINGFDDPVPAEIAWSDFNLDLAVLKVDVEKDLTVLELGNSDNLRPGDWAVAIGNPFGFEHTVTAGVISALGRPIKVPTNTGQIREYTNLIQLDAAINPGNSGGPLLNIDGEVIGINTAVSSQGQGIGFAIPVNEIKGIINELKRTGEVTRPWLGVSFRGINEDIKEYFKLDNTKGVLVMGTVKDSPAAKAGLQKYDIIKEIDQQPIEGTDDLVEIINNKEIGEKIMIRVIRNGESEVMFAEIGKRPDRM; translated from the coding sequence ATGAAAAAGTTACGTAACAAAATTACTAAAAATCAATTCTCTTATCTACTTATATTATTGTTAGTTGTAAGTGCCTTAACAGTTTTTAGTTTAAATACTTATGCTCAGGATGATACTCAGCAGGTCCCTACTGATAGGAATATTTTTGCTGATATTGCTGCTGAGACTAATGATGGGGTTGTAAAAGTAACAACTGAAGTTAAAATTGATACAAGTCAAAATCCATACTATAGTGATCCATTTTACAGATACTTTTTTGGAGATCAACTTCCTGAAAGTGATGAACCTAGAACTCGAGAAGGTTATGGTTCTGGATTTATAGTTTCTAAAGAAGGTTATATTGTAACCAATCAACATGTTGTAAATAATGCTGATAATGTAAAGGTGACTATTAATGGTTTTGATGATCCAGTACCAGCTGAAATTGCTTGGTCAGATTTTAATTTAGATCTTGCAGTTTTAAAAGTTGATGTTGAAAAAGATTTAACAGTTTTAGAATTAGGTAATTCAGATAATCTAAGACCGGGAGATTGGGCGGTAGCCATAGGTAATCCTTTCGGCTTTGAACATACTGTAACTGCTGGAGTTATTAGTGCACTTGGAAGACCTATAAAGGTTCCTACAAATACTGGACAAATTAGAGAATACACTAATTTAATCCAACTTGATGCTGCAATCAATCCTGGTAATAGTGGAGGACCATTACTTAACATTGATGGGGAAGTTATTGGGATTAATACTGCTGTAAGTTCTCAGGGCCAGGGAATAGGATTTGCGATCCCTGTAAATGAAATAAAAGGTATAATAAATGAATTAAAACGTACTGGTGAAGTAACCAGACCATGGCTTGGAGTTTCTTTTAGAGGAATTAATGAGGATATAAAAGAATACTTTAAGTTAGATAATACCAAAGGTGTTCTTGTAATGGGAACTGTTAAAGATAGTCCTGCAGCCAAAGCTGGATTACAAAAATATGATATAATCAAAGAAATTGATCAACAGCCAATAGAAGGTACTGATGATTTAGTAGAAATAATTAATAACAAAGAAATTGGCGAAAAGATAATGATTAGAGTTATTAGAAATGGTGAATCTGAAGTTATGTTTGCTGAAATAGGCAAAAGACCTGATAGAATGTAA
- a CDS encoding DUF503 domain-containing protein gives MLIGLINFDLYLPMVSSLKEKRSIIKSLIDKSRNKFNLAVSETDDNDLWKNANISAVTVSNERKYIDSLFSKYVNFIDENTEVELRDYKVEIF, from the coding sequence TTGCTTATTGGTTTAATAAATTTTGATTTATATCTTCCTATGGTATCATCACTTAAAGAAAAAAGAAGTATTATAAAAAGTTTAATAGATAAGAGTAGAAATAAATTTAATTTAGCTGTCTCTGAAACTGATGATAATGACCTCTGGAAAAATGCCAATATTAGTGCGGTTACTGTAAGTAATGAAAGAAAATATATTGATAGTCTTTTTTCAAAATATGTTAATTTTATTGATGAAAATACTGAAGTTGAATTAAGAGATTATAAAGTTGAAATTTTTTAG
- a CDS encoding metal-sensitive transcriptional regulator codes for MITISNSISEEDKKNLITRLRRIEGQIRGLQRMIDEEKYCVDILTQVEASRGALRKVALKVLDSHINGCVQRAIKNEEGENEIIDELMDVIEKFSD; via the coding sequence GTGATAACTATTAGTAATTCAATTTCTGAAGAAGATAAAAAGAATTTAATTACAAGGCTTAGAAGGATCGAAGGACAGATTAGAGGTTTGCAGAGAATGATAGATGAAGAAAAATATTGTGTTGATATTTTGACTCAGGTTGAAGCCAGTCGTGGTGCTTTAAGAAAAGTAGCTTTAAAGGTCCTCGATAGTCATATAAATGGATGTGTGCAGAGAGCCATAAAAAATGAAGAAGGAGAAAATGAAATAATTGATGAATTAATGGATGTTATAGAAAAATTTTCTGATTAA
- a CDS encoding glycoside hydrolase family 13 protein — MIKSAIEHKSYSNYAFPIDENTLKLRIKAAKNDIKSVKVIYGTRFVFDGREPLKVKEMKLKTSSEVNDFFETTIELEDPRFRYHFLLDDGENKRWYNEKGFSKNRPRGGKSGFFQYSLISNDDLLDRPDWLDEAVVYQIFPERFNNGNSDLDPANLKNWGDLPKRDSFFGGDLQGIYDKLDYLKDLGVNTIYLTPIFESLSNHKYNIDDYLKIDEHFGDEEIFEKLVNKAHDKDMKIILDAVFNHSGFNFFAFEDLRKRGENSKYKDWYIYDSLPLQTEIPVNYETFARNIPNLPKLDTANKEVQDYLLKVTEYWMKNFDIDGWRLDVADEVDSSFWRRFRKKVKSLDKDAYIIGEVWHSGMKWLQGNQFDAIMNYSFTEAVIDFIARDKIGPSEFDNRLALNRMNYREDITNSLLNLLDSHDTPRILRHCNEDKDKMKLAVLFQMTYPGVPMVLYGDELGLTGGDDPDSRRCMPWDDDKADYDLRAYYKKLIKIRKNNKILQKGEFESFVINEAKNIYSFKRKLEDREVIVIINNNPEKREICLRSQNKNYIDLLTNKNYKNNDEKIKLVMKPYQGMILE, encoded by the coding sequence ATGATAAAATCAGCAATTGAACATAAAAGTTATAGTAATTATGCCTTTCCTATAGATGAAAATACTTTAAAATTAAGAATTAAAGCTGCTAAAAATGATATAAAAAGTGTAAAAGTTATTTATGGAACTCGCTTTGTGTTTGATGGTCGGGAACCATTAAAAGTAAAGGAAATGAAATTAAAAACAAGCTCTGAAGTTAATGACTTTTTTGAGACCACAATTGAACTTGAAGATCCAAGATTTCGTTATCACTTCTTATTAGATGATGGCGAAAATAAGAGATGGTATAATGAAAAAGGATTTTCAAAAAATAGGCCACGTGGTGGAAAGAGTGGATTTTTTCAGTATTCTTTAATATCTAATGATGATCTACTTGATAGACCTGATTGGCTTGACGAAGCAGTAGTTTATCAAATATTTCCAGAAAGATTTAATAATGGAAACTCAGATCTGGATCCAGCTAATTTAAAAAACTGGGGTGATTTACCTAAAAGAGATTCGTTTTTTGGGGGAGATCTACAGGGAATTTATGATAAGCTTGACTATCTTAAAGATCTAGGAGTAAATACTATATATTTGACTCCTATTTTTGAATCTCTTTCTAACCACAAATACAATATAGATGATTATCTAAAAATAGATGAACATTTTGGTGATGAAGAAATTTTTGAAAAGCTTGTTAATAAAGCACATGATAAAGATATGAAAATAATTTTAGATGCTGTTTTTAATCACTCTGGATTTAATTTTTTTGCCTTTGAAGATTTAAGAAAAAGAGGTGAAAACTCTAAATATAAAGACTGGTATATATATGATTCTTTACCACTTCAAACTGAAATACCGGTTAATTATGAAACTTTTGCCCGAAATATACCGAATCTGCCAAAATTAGATACTGCTAATAAAGAAGTTCAGGATTATCTTTTAAAAGTTACTGAATATTGGATGAAAAATTTTGATATTGATGGCTGGAGACTTGATGTTGCAGATGAGGTTGATTCATCTTTCTGGCGAAGATTCCGGAAAAAAGTAAAATCTTTAGATAAAGATGCCTATATTATTGGTGAAGTCTGGCATAGTGGGATGAAATGGTTACAGGGAAATCAATTTGATGCTATTATGAATTATTCTTTTACTGAAGCAGTTATTGACTTTATTGCTAGGGATAAAATTGGCCCATCAGAATTTGATAATAGATTGGCTTTAAATCGAATGAATTATCGTGAAGATATTACTAATTCTTTATTAAATCTTCTTGACAGTCATGACACACCTCGTATTTTAAGACACTGTAATGAAGATAAAGACAAAATGAAACTTGCTGTATTATTCCAGATGACCTATCCCGGAGTACCTATGGTTTTATATGGAGATGAATTAGGTTTAACAGGAGGAGATGATCCTGATAGTAGGAGATGTATGCCCTGGGATGATGATAAAGCAGATTATGATTTAAGAGCTTATTATAAAAAGTTAATTAAGATAAGAAAAAATAATAAGATATTACAAAAAGGTGAATTTGAAAGTTTTGTCATTAATGAGGCTAAAAATATATATTCTTTTAAAAGAAAATTAGAGGATAGGGAAGTTATTGTAATTATAAATAATAATCCTGAAAAAAGAGAAATATGTTTAAGAAGTCAAAATAAAAATTATATAGATTTACTAACTAACAAAAACTATAAAAACAATGATGAAAAAATAAAATTAGTGATGAAACCATATCAGGGAATGATTTTAGAATAA
- a CDS encoding response regulator transcription factor has product MSKILIVEDEKKIARIMELEITHEGYEAEVVYNGKDGIEELKNDDYDLLILDIMLPGLDGIEVCNRIRKFSEIPIIMVTAKDSTRDKVKGLDTGADDYITKPFEAEELMARIRAQLRREKDNEKNAEKNILKIDDLVMDKDKYTVSREGDNIELTKKEYDLLKYFLENKDIVLSRDQLLEAVWGYDYVGQTNIVDVYIRYLRSKIDDPYDKKLIKTVRGVGYVIRDEENV; this is encoded by the coding sequence ATGTCTAAAATACTGATTGTTGAAGATGAAAAGAAAATAGCCAGAATTATGGAATTAGAGATTACTCATGAAGGCTATGAGGCAGAAGTAGTTTATAATGGTAAAGATGGTATAGAAGAATTAAAAAATGACGATTATGATTTATTAATTTTAGATATAATGTTACCAGGTTTAGATGGAATAGAAGTTTGTAATAGAATAAGAAAATTTTCTGAAATACCGATAATTATGGTTACAGCTAAAGACAGTACCAGAGATAAGGTCAAAGGACTTGACACAGGTGCTGATGATTATATTACTAAACCTTTTGAAGCTGAAGAATTAATGGCCAGAATCAGGGCTCAACTTAGAAGAGAAAAGGATAATGAAAAAAATGCTGAAAAAAATATTTTAAAAATAGATGATTTAGTTATGGATAAAGATAAATATACTGTTAGTAGAGAAGGAGATAATATTGAGTTAACAAAAAAGGAATATGATTTATTAAAATATTTTCTAGAAAATAAAGATATTGTTCTTTCGCGTGACCAACTTTTGGAAGCAGTTTGGGGTTATGATTATGTAGGTCAAACTAATATTGTTGATGTATATATAAGATATTTGCGATCAAAAATTGATGATCCCTATGATAAAAAACTTATAAAAACTGTAAGAGGGGTTGGCTATGTTATCAGAGATGAAGAAAATGTTTAA